One Dermacentor silvarum isolate Dsil-2018 chromosome 10, BIME_Dsil_1.4, whole genome shotgun sequence genomic window carries:
- the LOC119431083 gene encoding uncharacterized protein LOC119431083, whose product MAQVCHRAAIGDDDRRCEFCSKLFTQRKNMLQHIRNIHKVAVDVKELMKCDVCGTAVPTMEYSEHHIAAHNFDAEYAHMVFRNDKDLVL is encoded by the coding sequence ATGGCGCAGGTCTGTCATCGAGCTGCCATCGGCGATGACGATCGTCGCTGtgaattttgcagcaaactatTCACCCAGAGGAAGAACATGCTGCAACACATCAGGAACATCCACAAAGTGGCCGTGGATGTCAAGGAATTGATGAAATGCGACGTATGTGGCACTGCCGTGCCTACAATGGAGTATTCGGAGCACCACATCGCTGCGCACAACTTCGACGCTGAGTACGCGCACATGGTGTTCCGGAACGATAAGG